From one Cupriavidus oxalaticus genomic stretch:
- a CDS encoding medium chain dehydrogenase/reductase family protein produces the protein MKHMRIIVTNYGGPDALHVVEEECPEPKAGEVRVRVLAAGVGQPDLMMREGFHPETPPLPFTPGWDLVGMVDKLGSGVSGVEPGQIIAALPISGAYAEFVCLAERELVPVPPGVDVAEAVSLVLNYVTAYQMLHRCAKVEPGQQVLIHGAAGGVGSALLQLGRLAGLQMYGTCSSQDAMAVSGLGGIPIDYQRLDFVEEIRRLTGDGVDVVFDGIGGSNIWRSRDALHPRGKVVAYGLTASLRGGRLASGRSGRRNRFQRLAIFGVCIVGGWLLPGRKRVVPYSIQWLKRMKPALFRQDLTVLLDLLQQERIKPLIARKFSLSEAKLAHELLGEKGVAGKIVLMTNEALMG, from the coding sequence ATGAAACACATGCGCATCATAGTCACCAACTACGGCGGGCCCGATGCGCTTCACGTAGTGGAGGAGGAATGCCCCGAACCCAAGGCCGGCGAAGTGCGGGTGAGGGTGCTGGCAGCAGGTGTGGGCCAACCCGACCTAATGATGCGCGAGGGCTTTCACCCCGAAACGCCCCCGCTGCCTTTTACGCCCGGTTGGGATCTGGTCGGCATGGTGGATAAACTAGGCAGTGGGGTCTCCGGGGTTGAACCCGGTCAGATCATTGCAGCCTTGCCGATCAGCGGCGCATACGCCGAGTTCGTCTGCCTGGCTGAGCGCGAACTGGTTCCCGTGCCTCCGGGAGTGGACGTGGCCGAGGCTGTCAGCCTCGTACTGAACTACGTTACTGCGTACCAGATGTTACATCGCTGCGCCAAAGTCGAGCCGGGTCAGCAGGTCTTGATTCACGGTGCGGCGGGCGGAGTTGGCTCGGCACTATTGCAGCTTGGGCGGCTCGCCGGGCTGCAAATGTACGGGACCTGTTCATCGCAAGATGCGATGGCGGTTTCTGGCCTGGGCGGCATACCCATTGACTATCAAAGGCTTGATTTCGTGGAAGAGATACGGCGCCTGACGGGTGACGGCGTAGACGTCGTCTTCGACGGCATCGGCGGCAGCAACATCTGGCGTTCCCGCGACGCTCTCCATCCCCGCGGGAAAGTCGTAGCCTATGGCCTTACTGCCTCGCTACGTGGGGGACGCCTGGCATCAGGTCGCTCGGGGCGCCGTAACCGTTTCCAGCGACTTGCGATTTTCGGTGTGTGTATTGTTGGAGGCTGGCTCCTCCCGGGCCGGAAGCGGGTGGTCCCCTACAGCATTCAATGGCTCAAGCGGATGAAACCGGCATTGTTCCGGCAGGACTTGACTGTTCTGCTGGACCTACTTCAACAAGAGAGAATCAAGCCGCTGATTGCTCGGAAATTCTCTCTTAGCGAGGCAAAACTTGCGCACGAGTTGCTCGGCGAGAAAGGCGTGGCCGGCAAAATCGTGCTCATGACCAACGAGGCGTTGATGGGGTGA
- a CDS encoding nuclear transport factor 2 family protein encodes MNMMLPPPLDAYLLAETVTDSAPLSNCFAADAVVRDEGRTIKGLEAIQAWKKDSKSRYQYSIEPLDVSQDGATVTMHARLTGTFPGSPVVLTYTFVLAGGRIASLEIR; translated from the coding sequence ATGAACATGATGCTGCCCCCGCCACTGGATGCCTATCTACTCGCGGAAACCGTCACCGACTCCGCCCCTCTCTCGAACTGCTTTGCCGCCGATGCCGTCGTGCGGGACGAAGGCCGCACGATCAAGGGGCTGGAAGCCATCCAGGCCTGGAAGAAGGACAGCAAATCCAGGTACCAGTACAGCATTGAGCCGTTGGACGTATCCCAGGACGGCGCCACTGTGACGATGCACGCACGGCTCACGGGCACCTTTCCCGGTAGCCCAGTCGTGCTGACATATACGTTCGTCCTGGCTGGCGGCAGGATTGCGTCGCTGGAGATTCGCTAA
- a CDS encoding DUF883 family protein → MNDIQSDLSMRKDALVRDVDTLMADVQALLHDVKAETGVGASLERHALKARQRALQERLVSLREDSRAKVSEWATTTDRYVHEHPWQSMGTVAAIAATTGAIVALAASHR, encoded by the coding sequence ATGAACGACATCCAATCCGATCTATCCATGCGCAAGGACGCATTGGTACGCGACGTCGATACGCTGATGGCCGACGTACAGGCACTGCTTCATGATGTCAAAGCCGAGACTGGCGTAGGAGCCAGCCTTGAGCGCCACGCGCTCAAGGCCCGGCAGCGCGCGCTGCAGGAGCGCCTCGTTTCGCTGCGCGAAGACAGCCGCGCCAAAGTCTCCGAGTGGGCGACAACAACCGATCGCTACGTTCACGAGCATCCCTGGCAAAGCATGGGGACCGTGGCCGCCATCGCGGCAACCACAGGCGCTATCGTCGCGCTGGCTGCCAGCCACCGTTAG
- a CDS encoding alkene reductase, with the protein MFTEPLFSASRLGAIDVRNRIAMAPLTRSRAGMDGVQTPLAIDYYAQRASAGLIITEATNISRQGRGYAYTPGIYTDAHVDAWAPVTDAVHAAGGRIVMQLWHVGRMSHVSLQEGGAAPVAPSAIQASGSVFTEAGHLPPSMPRALATEEIAGIVEDYRKAARRAKDAGFDGVEVHAANGYLLEQFLRDSTNHREDRYGGSIENRARLSLEVVEAVAQVWGADRVGLRLSPLSTAVGDTPLDSTPMETHGYLVRRLGEMGLAYLHVVEGQLHGRNGAATFDVQGLRAAFGGAYIANNGYDRQRALNATASGHADMIAFGKPFIGNPDLVERLQLDVPLYEAPAATFFGGGAEGYTMLERA; encoded by the coding sequence ATGTTTACCGAACCTCTTTTCTCCGCCTCCCGCCTGGGCGCTATCGATGTCCGCAACCGCATTGCCATGGCGCCGCTTACACGGTCGCGCGCGGGCATGGACGGTGTCCAGACGCCGCTGGCCATCGATTACTACGCACAGAGGGCGTCGGCGGGCTTGATCATCACCGAGGCAACCAACATCTCTCGCCAGGGCCGTGGCTACGCTTACACGCCCGGCATCTACACCGATGCGCACGTGGACGCCTGGGCACCCGTGACAGACGCCGTCCATGCCGCGGGTGGCCGCATCGTGATGCAGTTGTGGCATGTGGGGCGCATGTCACATGTGAGCTTGCAGGAAGGCGGCGCTGCGCCCGTGGCGCCCTCCGCCATCCAGGCCAGCGGCAGCGTCTTTACGGAAGCCGGACACCTGCCGCCGTCGATGCCGCGCGCGCTCGCCACCGAGGAGATCGCCGGCATTGTGGAAGACTACCGAAAGGCCGCGCGTCGCGCGAAGGACGCCGGGTTCGATGGCGTGGAAGTGCACGCAGCCAACGGCTACCTCCTGGAGCAATTCCTGCGCGACAGCACGAACCACCGCGAAGACCGCTATGGCGGCTCCATCGAGAACCGCGCGCGCTTGTCGTTGGAAGTGGTGGAAGCTGTCGCCCAGGTTTGGGGAGCCGATCGTGTTGGGCTTCGCCTTTCCCCCCTTTCGACCGCAGTCGGGGACACGCCGCTGGACAGCACGCCGATGGAAACGCACGGCTACCTGGTTCGCCGGCTCGGCGAGATGGGACTGGCTTACCTGCATGTCGTCGAGGGACAGCTACACGGCCGCAACGGCGCCGCGACGTTCGACGTGCAAGGCCTTCGCGCGGCCTTTGGCGGCGCCTACATCGCCAACAACGGATACGACCGACAGCGCGCTCTAAACGCGACCGCTTCCGGTCACGCAGACATGATCGCCTTTGGCAAGCCCTTCATTGGAAATCCCGACCTTGTCGAGCGATTGCAATTGGACGTGCCTTTGTATGAGGCACCAGCAGCTACCTTCTTTGGGGGCGGTGCGGAAGGTTACACCATGCTGGAACGGGCCTAA
- a CDS encoding IclR family transcriptional regulator, which yields MAEDGAGFSRPTEVLLALVEAGKATPLRDLARAIGMPNSLAHRYLASLMASGLAVQDEVTGLYDLGPTAVRIGASALARVDHLRLASEAMPQLVSSTGLPALLCVLGDRGPTIVRWERSYVPFITTLSVGSTFQLTNSATGRVLLAFTPDQVRDDLIEMAVSKNHEQPPVKLLERLSTIRRVGYDEAESVLIPGLSAMSAPILDVQNEAVACLTLIGASPDVRRIKTKAIKALLEASVSISRSCGSNLSFASSLPDPTT from the coding sequence ATGGCGGAGGACGGCGCCGGATTCAGTCGGCCGACGGAGGTTCTTCTTGCGCTTGTCGAGGCGGGTAAGGCGACACCCCTCCGAGATCTGGCGCGCGCCATCGGCATGCCAAACAGCCTCGCGCATCGCTACCTCGCAAGCCTGATGGCAAGCGGTCTCGCAGTACAGGATGAAGTCACCGGTCTCTACGACCTTGGGCCGACGGCGGTACGCATCGGCGCGTCCGCCCTCGCCCGTGTTGATCACCTGCGCCTCGCCAGCGAAGCGATGCCACAGCTAGTTTCTAGCACGGGATTGCCCGCCCTCCTGTGTGTGCTCGGCGATCGCGGCCCCACTATCGTGCGATGGGAACGCAGCTATGTGCCGTTCATTACAACGCTATCGGTGGGCTCGACATTCCAATTAACGAACTCGGCCACGGGCCGCGTACTGCTCGCCTTCACCCCCGATCAGGTCAGGGATGACCTGATCGAGATGGCCGTTTCGAAGAACCATGAACAGCCCCCAGTGAAGTTGCTTGAGCGTCTTTCGACGATCCGGCGAGTCGGATACGACGAAGCGGAATCGGTTCTCATCCCAGGACTGTCAGCCATGAGCGCGCCGATTCTCGATGTTCAGAACGAGGCAGTCGCGTGTCTGACGCTAATCGGCGCAAGCCCAGATGTCCGGCGCATCAAGACAAAGGCAATCAAAGCGCTGCTCGAGGCAAGCGTGAGCATCTCGCGGTCTTGCGGGAGCAATCTGTCGTTCGCCTCTTCATTGCCTGATCCGACAACATAA
- a CDS encoding amidohydrolase family protein produces MAADLDAALAAGAIGMSTGLYYPPARAADTAEVIAVGAPLTNAQGIITMHIRDEGDAIVDALTEALQIGHALGIETVLSHHKLVGKANHGRSVETLAMIEAAGRKQSVCLDCYPYNASSTMLLPARIAQSDDVRVTWSKADPRAAGRSLFALARERGTSPEALAEALQPAGAIYFAMSEDDVSRILRYPATMVGSDGLAHDVSPHPRLWGTFPRVLGHYARDRGLFSLDIAVHKMTGLSAGRFGLAGRGIVAENHYADIVVFDEQSVGDSATFDQPTAVSTGIKAVFVNGKLACQDGESKDLHAGSVLRHRRAT; encoded by the coding sequence ATGGCGGCAGATCTCGACGCCGCGCTCGCGGCGGGTGCCATCGGCATGTCCACCGGGCTTTATTACCCGCCTGCCAGGGCGGCGGACACCGCCGAAGTGATCGCGGTCGGCGCGCCGCTGACCAATGCCCAGGGCATCATCACGATGCATATCCGGGATGAGGGCGACGCCATCGTCGACGCATTGACCGAAGCGCTGCAGATCGGCCATGCGCTCGGCATCGAGACCGTACTGTCCCACCACAAGCTGGTCGGCAAGGCCAATCACGGGCGATCCGTGGAAACGCTGGCCATGATCGAAGCTGCCGGCAGGAAGCAGTCGGTCTGCCTGGACTGCTACCCGTACAACGCATCGTCAACCATGCTGCTGCCGGCGAGGATTGCACAGTCCGATGATGTCCGGGTGACATGGTCCAAGGCCGATCCCAGGGCAGCCGGGCGGTCACTGTTTGCATTGGCGCGGGAGCGGGGGACATCGCCCGAGGCGCTTGCCGAGGCCCTGCAACCAGCGGGCGCCATCTATTTCGCCATGAGCGAAGACGATGTGAGCCGCATCCTCCGGTACCCGGCCACGATGGTCGGTTCCGATGGCTTGGCACATGACGTGAGTCCGCATCCTCGACTTTGGGGAACCTTTCCTCGCGTACTGGGCCACTATGCGCGAGATCGGGGGCTCTTTTCGCTGGACATCGCCGTCCACAAGATGACCGGGCTGAGCGCGGGTCGCTTTGGCCTTGCCGGGCGAGGTATCGTCGCTGAGAACCACTATGCCGATATTGTCGTGTTCGACGAGCAATCGGTGGGCGACTCGGCGACATTTGACCAGCCGACAGCAGTGAGTACTGGTATCAAGGCGGTGTTCGTTAACGGAAAGCTGGCCTGTCAGGACGGCGAGTCCAAGGACCTGCACGCCGGCAGTGTGCTGCGACACCGGCGCGCAACATAG
- a CDS encoding DUF1330 domain-containing protein: protein MNCCSLAVASTPNILEGDAKTGTFVVLEFESPEQAEAWYTSTDYQRILPLRLRNADARVICLPGAG, encoded by the coding sequence ATGAACTGCTGCTCCCTTGCCGTGGCGAGTACGCCCAACATCCTCGAGGGCGACGCCAAAACCGGGACGTTTGTGGTTCTGGAGTTCGAGAGCCCTGAGCAGGCCGAAGCCTGGTACACCTCCACGGACTATCAGCGCATTTTGCCGCTCCGCCTCCGCAATGCCGATGCGCGCGTCATCTGCTTGCCCGGAGCTGGCTGA
- a CDS encoding TraR/DksA family transcriptional regulator encodes MKGLTKEELGKLAAQMDAEESRIRAIAGTADSPVVTPTQREHLDDGEVADVKTVQRQGDAMLKHYRMQLADIEAAQSRMRSGQYGVCVDCQQAIPFPRLLACPTAMRCTPCQNLHEQPITARRCSHDYSSPS; translated from the coding sequence GTGAAAGGACTGACAAAGGAAGAATTGGGGAAGCTGGCGGCACAAATGGACGCTGAAGAGTCGCGTATCCGTGCTATCGCCGGAACTGCGGATTCGCCAGTGGTGACGCCAACACAACGTGAACACCTTGATGATGGTGAAGTGGCAGACGTAAAGACCGTGCAGCGCCAGGGCGACGCCATGCTGAAACACTATCGTATGCAACTGGCCGACATTGAGGCCGCCCAGTCACGGATGAGGAGCGGTCAGTATGGCGTTTGTGTCGACTGTCAGCAGGCCATCCCATTCCCACGCTTGCTCGCGTGCCCAACGGCCATGCGCTGCACGCCATGCCAGAATCTCCACGAACAGCCCATCACCGCCAGGCGCTGTAGTCACGACTATTCATCGCCGAGCTGA
- a CDS encoding winged helix-turn-helix transcriptional regulator, protein MANRKNYTPATAAIDVEAAFKLLEGRWKLVILFHLFGGQVQRFSDLERLIPGITQKMLAQQLRRLEADGIVMRTVYHQVPPKVDYRLTDWGQALCPALDAILTWAERREDFP, encoded by the coding sequence TTGGCTAACCGAAAAAACTACACTCCCGCGACTGCCGCAATCGATGTTGAAGCCGCATTCAAACTGCTGGAAGGCCGCTGGAAGCTGGTGATCTTGTTTCACCTTTTCGGTGGTCAGGTACAGCGCTTTTCGGACCTCGAGAGACTGATCCCCGGCATCACACAGAAGATGCTTGCCCAGCAGCTACGCCGCCTCGAAGCGGACGGCATCGTGATGCGTACGGTCTATCATCAGGTGCCGCCGAAGGTGGACTACCGCCTGACTGATTGGGGCCAGGCGTTGTGTCCGGCACTGGATGCGATCCTGACATGGGCGGAGCGCCGTGAAGACTTTCCGTAG
- a CDS encoding carboxylesterase/lipase family protein produces the protein MYPIVETRLGKVRGLRCDGVYAFKGIPYAAPPFGMNRLRLPQSAAPWPGVRDALSFGPKSPQIAYPPGIAEALGELVGGGEDCLTLNIWTPEPGPPGRPVLVWIPGGMFEFHATGATPIYDGRHFARDGVVCVTINYRVGAEGFLYLGDGLANLGLLDQIAALEWVQQNIEAFGGDPGQVTIFGQSAGGMSVATLLTVPRAQGLFRRAIVESGNTPHVTSAATAKRIGHRLAALLKVDPTREAIASTTPAQVLQAQAQLREELTADPDPAFWGEVALSSLPWAPTVDGAILPAPPIDAIRAGAAANTALLVGSNTEETRLFLVPSGAIDRITEASLLALVAAYGLPAEGLSGYRAAHPTATAGDLFSEIQTDWYWRIPAVRLADAHAANARVSTYMYEFAWRSPQLGGRLGAAHGVEIPFIFDTLGPGAEALVGPTPPQPLADAMHRAWVAFAVNGDCGWPTYDPVHRSTMRFDTPSAVVDDPLAVRLALWHGVP, from the coding sequence ATGTACCCGATTGTCGAAACGCGTCTTGGCAAGGTGCGAGGCCTCCGCTGCGATGGCGTGTACGCGTTCAAGGGCATCCCATATGCTGCCCCACCGTTCGGCATGAACAGGCTGCGGCTGCCGCAATCCGCAGCACCCTGGCCTGGCGTGCGGGATGCGCTCTCGTTTGGGCCGAAATCGCCACAGATTGCGTACCCGCCCGGCATCGCGGAGGCACTCGGAGAACTCGTTGGCGGCGGCGAGGATTGCCTAACGCTCAACATCTGGACGCCTGAACCCGGACCACCCGGGCGCCCGGTGTTGGTCTGGATTCCCGGTGGGATGTTCGAGTTCCATGCAACCGGGGCTACCCCTATCTATGACGGCCGCCACTTCGCGCGCGACGGGGTGGTGTGCGTCACGATCAACTACAGGGTGGGTGCGGAGGGCTTCCTGTATCTCGGCGACGGTCTCGCCAATCTCGGACTACTTGACCAGATCGCCGCGCTCGAGTGGGTGCAGCAGAACATTGAGGCATTTGGCGGGGACCCAGGCCAGGTCACTATTTTTGGGCAGTCGGCCGGCGGGATGAGCGTCGCAACCCTCCTTACCGTGCCACGCGCGCAAGGGTTGTTTCGGCGGGCAATCGTGGAAAGCGGAAACACACCCCATGTCACTTCGGCCGCCACGGCGAAACGCATTGGCCACAGGCTGGCGGCGCTCCTGAAGGTCGATCCCACCAGGGAGGCGATTGCCTCAACCACGCCCGCGCAGGTTCTGCAGGCACAGGCGCAATTGCGCGAGGAACTGACTGCCGATCCGGACCCGGCATTCTGGGGGGAGGTTGCGCTTAGCAGCCTCCCGTGGGCGCCTACGGTCGATGGAGCAATTCTTCCTGCCCCCCCAATCGACGCCATTCGCGCGGGAGCGGCCGCGAACACAGCACTGTTGGTCGGTTCGAATACCGAGGAGACCCGGCTCTTCCTGGTCCCCAGCGGAGCCATAGATCGCATTACCGAGGCCTCACTCCTGGCGCTGGTGGCCGCGTACGGCCTGCCGGCCGAAGGCCTGAGCGGCTACCGCGCAGCACATCCCACGGCCACCGCTGGTGACCTCTTCTCAGAGATCCAGACGGATTGGTACTGGCGCATCCCTGCCGTTCGACTCGCAGACGCTCACGCGGCGAATGCCCGGGTCTCGACGTACATGTATGAGTTCGCCTGGCGTTCGCCACAGTTGGGAGGTCGTCTGGGCGCGGCGCATGGGGTGGAGATACCATTCATCTTCGATACTCTGGGCCCCGGAGCAGAGGCGCTGGTCGGCCCAACACCGCCACAGCCGCTCGCCGACGCGATGCACCGGGCTTGGGTTGCGTTCGCGGTCAACGGCGATTGCGGCTGGCCCACCTACGATCCGGTCCACAGGTCAACGATGCGCTTCGACACGCCGTCTGCCGTGGTAGACGACCCGTTGGCCGTGAGGCTTGCCCTCTGGCACGGCGTGCCTTAG
- a CDS encoding LysR family transcriptional regulator: protein MRYDLNLLPVFLTLMEERNVTRAAERLGMTQPALSNALARLRDLLQDPLFIRERYGMQPTEKAESLAPGIAAAVGQLDELVLGQQGFDPTKAERLFILAPSSYVEFVLLPGIVTRLSERAPGIRLRLVPFGTDLAETGVGSGATALVLGRIVDPPDNLVVQPLMEDGLACVVRSDHPHVHKRMSKQQYEQLKHVNVLPPGRLRAGLFQTLQRHGLRREVAISVTHFMAIPELVAATDYCATLPALICRHLASDVRLKVLAAPVDLGTFPVDMAWHVRYRHDAAHQWLRELVTEVAREAAHRKTK, encoded by the coding sequence ATGCGCTACGACCTCAACCTCTTGCCCGTATTCCTGACGCTCATGGAAGAGCGAAACGTCACGCGTGCAGCCGAGAGACTAGGGATGACGCAACCGGCGCTATCCAATGCCCTGGCGAGACTGCGGGACTTGCTGCAGGACCCCCTGTTCATTCGCGAGCGGTACGGCATGCAGCCGACGGAGAAGGCCGAATCGCTCGCGCCTGGCATCGCCGCTGCGGTCGGCCAACTGGATGAGCTGGTACTGGGTCAGCAGGGCTTTGACCCGACCAAGGCGGAACGTCTGTTCATACTGGCGCCGAGCAGCTACGTCGAGTTCGTGCTGTTGCCTGGAATTGTCACGCGATTGAGTGAGCGAGCACCGGGAATTCGGCTGCGGCTGGTGCCGTTCGGCACGGACTTGGCCGAGACCGGCGTAGGCTCCGGCGCGACGGCGTTGGTGCTGGGCCGCATTGTCGACCCGCCCGACAACCTTGTGGTGCAGCCCCTGATGGAAGACGGCCTTGCGTGCGTGGTGCGGTCTGACCATCCGCATGTACACAAGCGAATGTCCAAGCAGCAGTACGAGCAGCTCAAGCACGTCAATGTTTTGCCACCCGGCCGCCTGCGCGCAGGCCTTTTCCAGACACTTCAGCGCCACGGCCTTCGCCGCGAGGTAGCGATATCGGTCACGCACTTCATGGCCATTCCAGAACTTGTTGCCGCGACGGACTACTGCGCGACGCTACCTGCCCTGATCTGTCGCCACCTTGCGAGCGATGTGCGGCTGAAGGTCCTGGCCGCGCCAGTGGACCTCGGGACATTCCCGGTGGATATGGCCTGGCATGTTCGCTACCGCCATGATGCTGCGCACCAGTGGTTGCGTGAACTGGTCACCGAAGTCGCTCGCGAAGCCGCGCATCGCAAGACGAAGTGA
- a CDS encoding NAD(P)H-dependent oxidoreductase, with protein sequence MSKRIVIIQGHPDPSGQRLLHALADAYAQGATTAGHGVRRIEVAKLDFPLLRTQAEFETGTLPPALERPREDMRWAEHWVFLFPLWHGTMPALFKGFLEHIFRPGFAMDYKEKGFPRRLLAGRSARIIVTMGMPALLYRWYFGAYGVRGFERSMLSFAGIRPIRENLYGLTFANERTRIRWLENMRAHGAHGN encoded by the coding sequence ATGTCCAAGCGCATCGTGATCATCCAGGGGCATCCAGACCCATCGGGCCAGCGCTTGCTGCATGCGCTGGCGGACGCCTACGCTCAAGGCGCGACCACGGCAGGACACGGCGTACGGCGCATTGAGGTGGCGAAGCTCGACTTCCCGCTGCTTCGCACGCAGGCTGAGTTCGAGACTGGCACACTGCCTCCAGCATTGGAGCGGCCAAGGGAGGACATGCGCTGGGCGGAGCATTGGGTTTTCCTGTTTCCGCTATGGCACGGAACCATGCCGGCGCTATTCAAGGGTTTTCTCGAACACATCTTTCGGCCCGGATTTGCCATGGATTACAAGGAGAAAGGGTTCCCCAGACGACTGCTCGCCGGCCGCTCGGCACGCATCATCGTGACCATGGGAATGCCGGCGCTGCTGTATCGCTGGTACTTTGGCGCATACGGAGTCCGCGGCTTCGAGCGAAGTATGCTGAGTTTCGCCGGGATAAGGCCGATCCGCGAGAACCTGTATGGGCTTACCTTTGCCAACGAGAGGACACGTATCCGGTGGCTGGAAAACATGCGTGCACATGGTGCGCACGGGAACTGA
- a CDS encoding replication initiation protein translates to MSTDNPVEVNARTTPRQMALALFEDMFDLGMPISEANREIGYQRNNFFTEIVNMGLAARRFLDAAYFIVAQDPEIPDQYDVELNYFKWLMRYDSRNLKHLRTIADEAQNAKIRVTNTPSDREPDENDIWIQVQLIGMVAMHRGRIRFDVHHSLIPHIRDPRKSHWLSLRISTAFTRSLARAIYDKVLPSVPNGRTDWIRLEEMRTWPGKMGANANIFKYFKRDWLEPAVREINEISDIELSYETKTESTSSKKVDRIRFLLKRKDTADAVMASLSDASQIYKILKDEFNLSTRQFGEISENRETWNDDRILQAIEYTRFKLNRGQIKKSPAGYLMKALRDNWRMSDAERTMVQVQTKLLVEEEQKEAAKIAVKTSVERSVASRDDETRARMNEESRQGREHFGAADTKARQEFARAWLASREGKLVLKRMKLDASSVSEEVILANSELAWYLGQFVFGRMAASRA, encoded by the coding sequence ATGTCGACGGACAATCCGGTGGAGGTCAACGCGAGGACGACGCCTCGCCAGATGGCGCTGGCATTGTTCGAGGATATGTTCGACCTCGGGATGCCCATCAGCGAGGCCAACCGCGAAATCGGCTATCAGCGCAATAACTTCTTCACCGAAATCGTCAACATGGGGTTAGCGGCACGACGGTTTCTAGATGCCGCCTATTTCATCGTCGCGCAAGATCCCGAGATTCCTGACCAATACGATGTCGAGCTGAACTACTTCAAGTGGTTGATGCGCTATGACAGCCGTAACCTCAAGCATCTTCGAACCATCGCGGACGAAGCACAGAACGCCAAGATCCGGGTCACCAATACCCCATCGGACCGTGAGCCCGATGAGAACGATATCTGGATCCAGGTTCAGCTCATCGGCATGGTGGCCATGCACCGCGGACGCATCCGCTTCGATGTCCACCATAGCCTGATTCCCCATATTCGAGACCCCCGCAAGTCTCACTGGCTCAGCCTTCGCATCTCAACGGCTTTCACCCGCAGTCTCGCCCGCGCGATCTATGACAAGGTCTTGCCAAGCGTGCCCAACGGGCGTACGGACTGGATCAGGCTTGAGGAAATGCGCACCTGGCCAGGCAAGATGGGGGCGAACGCGAACATCTTCAAATACTTCAAGCGCGACTGGTTGGAGCCGGCGGTCCGCGAAATCAATGAGATCTCGGACATCGAACTCAGCTATGAGACCAAGACGGAGTCGACGTCCTCCAAGAAAGTCGATCGGATTCGCTTTCTCCTGAAACGCAAGGACACCGCCGACGCCGTAATGGCAAGCCTGTCCGATGCCAGCCAGATCTATAAGATCCTGAAGGACGAGTTCAACCTCTCCACACGCCAGTTCGGCGAGATCTCCGAGAATCGCGAGACATGGAACGACGATCGCATCCTGCAGGCAATCGAGTACACGCGGTTCAAACTCAATCGCGGCCAGATCAAGAAGAGTCCCGCCGGCTATTTGATGAAAGCCCTACGCGACAACTGGAGGATGTCCGACGCTGAACGGACGATGGTTCAGGTGCAGACCAAGCTGCTTGTCGAGGAAGAGCAGAAGGAAGCCGCGAAGATCGCGGTCAAGACAAGCGTGGAGCGCAGTGTCGCCTCGCGTGATGACGAGACCCGCGCTCGCATGAACGAAGAGTCGCGCCAGGGCCGCGAGCACTTCGGTGCGGCCGATACCAAAGCGCGACAGGAGTTTGCACGGGCATGGCTGGCCTCGCGCGAGGGCAAGCTCGTGCTGAAGCGGATGAAGCTGGACGCCTCGTCCGTGTCAGAAGAAGTGATCTTGGCCAACTCGGAGTTGGCATGGTATCTGGGCCAATTCGTATTTGGGCGCATGGCCGCGTCACGTGCCTGA